Proteins encoded by one window of Arabidopsis thaliana chromosome 2, partial sequence:
- a CDS encoding Transcription factor IIS family protein (Transcription factor IIS family protein; INVOLVED IN: transcription; LOCATED IN: nucleus; CONTAINS InterPro DOMAIN/s: Transcription factor IIS, N-terminal (InterPro:IPR017923), Transcription elongation factor, TFIIS/CRSP70, N-terminal, sub-type (InterPro:IPR003617); BEST Arabidopsis thaliana protein match is: Transcription factor IIS family protein (TAIR:AT5G27310.1); Has 1456 Blast hits to 1088 proteins in 195 species: Archae - 3; Bacteria - 172; Metazoa - 379; Fungi - 62; Plants - 135; Viruses - 4; Other Eukaryotes - 701 (source: NCBI BLink).), giving the protein MIKNDGKMMRVRIAKERSDLCDLTAAAIKATYNTRNPCEVERCIDVLNHLKSLSLSVKDIRLSESIVKLETLRSHRNPRIRKEAQALFHSWLKTFYAHGSDNSFTAALTKDRLKMKKHVLKMCSELKKKEEPGTMARQVTAFSVLKNKEDERSQTTVEAVESKTTIKLSELNRKEDQRSLTRETEKNKARNSFLALKQKEDHRSETCVEKYFKKETKTNLKQLNMKTRRVSLEDVTTKKPHEDGSLIKKTKTEKELKKKKVDEMVKLFEAAKKAADVANAKGVLSGKPEVSRCIDALSLLMKINITPKPKEPRRMMDKLEGLTKHKDRKICHVASALLHLWRQRIREQERKKSVTKASSKTRKLSYVKIIWLEQIKVSCGFKRF; this is encoded by the coding sequence ATGATCAAGAACGACGGAAAGATGATGAGAGTGAGAATTGCGAAGGAGAGATCTGACTTATGCGACTTGACTGCTGCTGCAATTAAGGCTACTTACAATACACGGAACCCATGCGAAGTCGAGCGATGCATCGATGTGTTGAATCACTTGAAGTCTCTGTCTCTTTCCGTGAAGGATATACGATTGTCTGAATCAATAGTTAAACTGGAGACTTTGAGAAGTCATAGGAACCCTAGAATCCGTAAGGAAGCCCAAGCCTTGTTTCATTCATGGTTGAAGACATTCTACGCACATGGAAGCGACAACTCTTTCACAGCTGCTCTTACCAAAGATCgtctgaagatgaagaagcatgTTCTAAAAATGTGTTcggagttgaagaagaaagaagaaccgGGAACTATGGCTCGTCAAGTCACTGCCTTTTCGGTGTTGAAGAATAAAGAAGACGAGAGATCTCAGACGACTGTTGAAGCAGTAGAGAGTAAGACAACGATCAAACTCTCGGAGTTGAATAGGAAAGAAGATCAGAGATCATTAACTcgtgaaacagagaagaataaAGCAAGGAACAGCTTTTTGGCTTTGAAACAGAAAGAGGATCATAGATCTGAGACTTGTGTCgagaaatattttaagaaagagacaaagaccAATCTAAAGCAGCTCAACATGAAGACAAGGCGTGTCTCTTTGGAGGATGTTACAACGAAGAAGCCACATGAAGATGGTTCATTGATAAAGAAGactaaaacagaaaaggagctgaagaagaagaaagtggatGAGATGGTGAAGTTGTTCGAAGCAGCAAAGAAAGCTGCTGATGTGGCCAACGCTAAGGGTGTTCTCTCAGGTAAACCAGAGGTGTCTCGCTGCATTGACGCTCTCTCGTTATTGATGAAGATCAACATtactccaaaaccaaaagaaccaAGGAGGATGATGGATAAGCTTGAGGGACttacaaaacataaagatcGCAAGATTTGCCATGTTGCATCAGCCCTTCTTCACCTTTGGAGACAGAGGATCAGAGAACAAGAACGTAAAAAGTCTGTTACCAAGGCTTCATCAAAGACGAGGAAACTTAGTTATGTGAAGATCATATGGCTTGAACAAATCAAAGTCTCTTGTGGATTCAAAAGGTTCTGA
- the GONST1 gene encoding golgi nucleotide sugar transporter 1, which produces MSSLLVCLSQACLVGEMYLFNKQHDNRVWAALFLMIISAVSGGITDLSFNAVGYAWQIANCFLTASYSLTLRKTMDTAKQVTQSGNLNEFSMVLLNNTLSLPLGLLLSYFFNEMDYLYQTPLLRLPSFWMVMTLSGLLGLAISFTSMWFLHQTGATTYSLVGSLNKIPLSIAGIVLFNVPTSLQNSASILFGLVAGVVFARAKMREKS; this is translated from the exons ATGTCATCTTTGTTGGTATGCTTATCACAAGCATGTTTAG TTGGTGAGATGTATCTGTTCAACAAGCAACATGACAACAGAGTGTGGGCTGCTCTCTTCTTAATG ATAATTTCCGCAGTTTCTGGAGGAATAACAGACCTATCATTCAATGCTGTTGGCTATGCTTGGCAGATTGCTAATTGCTTCTTAACTGCATCGTACTCG CTGACTTTGAGAAAGACCATGGATACGGCCAAGCAGGTTACTCAATCTGGAAACTTGAACGAGTTCTCCATGGTCTTGCTTAATAACACACTTTCATTACCACTTgggcttcttctttcttatttcttcaACGAGATGGATTATCTCTATCAAAC GCCACTTCTACGATTACCAAGTTTCTGGATGGTCATGACACTTAGTGGACTTCTAGGGCTTGCCATTAGCTTTACTTCAATGTGGTTTCTTCATCAAACTGGAGCAACAACATACAG CCTGGTGGGATCTCTAAACAAGATACCTCTATCCATCGCGGGGATCGTTCTTTTCAATGTACCGACCAGTTTGCAGAACTCAGCAAGCATACTCTTTG GTCTTGTCGCTGGAGTTGTATTTGCTAGAGCCAAAATGAGGGAGAAGTCCTAA
- the GONST1 gene encoding golgi nucleotide sugar transporter 1 codes for MYRICVCRRCLKSRLNLIVYLNYIFFDSLKYINVAMVTVLKNVTNVITAVGEMYLFNKQHDNRVWAALFLMIISAVSGGITDLSFNAVGYAWQIANCFLTASYSLTLRKTMDTAKQVTQSGNLNEFSMVLLNNTLSLPLGLLLSYFFNEMDYLYQTPLLRLPSFWMVMTLSGLLGLAISFTSMWFLHQTGATTYSLVGSLNKIPLSIAGIVLFNVPTSLQNSASILFGLVAGVVFARAKMREKS; via the exons atgtaTCGTATATGTGTATGTAGGCGGTGTTTGAAGAGCAGATTGAACTTGATTGTCTATTTGaattacattttctttgaCAGTTTGAAATACATCAATGTAGCAATGGTCACTGTCCTGAAGAATGTCACTAATGTGATAACTGCAGTTGGTGAGATGTATCTGTTCAACAAGCAACATGACAACAGAGTGTGGGCTGCTCTCTTCTTAATG ATAATTTCCGCAGTTTCTGGAGGAATAACAGACCTATCATTCAATGCTGTTGGCTATGCTTGGCAGATTGCTAATTGCTTCTTAACTGCATCGTACTCG CTGACTTTGAGAAAGACCATGGATACGGCCAAGCAGGTTACTCAATCTGGAAACTTGAACGAGTTCTCCATGGTCTTGCTTAATAACACACTTTCATTACCACTTgggcttcttctttcttatttcttcaACGAGATGGATTATCTCTATCAAAC GCCACTTCTACGATTACCAAGTTTCTGGATGGTCATGACACTTAGTGGACTTCTAGGGCTTGCCATTAGCTTTACTTCAATGTGGTTTCTTCATCAAACTGGAGCAACAACATACAG CCTGGTGGGATCTCTAAACAAGATACCTCTATCCATCGCGGGGATCGTTCTTTTCAATGTACCGACCAGTTTGCAGAACTCAGCAAGCATACTCTTTG GTCTTGTCGCTGGAGTTGTATTTGCTAGAGCCAAAATGAGGGAGAAGTCCTAA
- the GONST1 gene encoding golgi nucleotide sugar transporter 1 (golgi nucleotide sugar transporter 1 (GONST1); BEST Arabidopsis thaliana protein match is: golgi nucleotide sugar transporter 2 (TAIR:AT1G07290.1); Has 1741 Blast hits to 1741 proteins in 244 species: Archae - 2; Bacteria - 16; Metazoa - 451; Fungi - 288; Plants - 806; Viruses - 0; Other Eukaryotes - 178 (source: NCBI BLink).) produces the protein MKLYEHDGVDLEDGKTVKSGGDKPIPRKIHNRALLSGLAYCISSCSMILVNKFVLSSYNFNAGIFLMLYQNFVSVIIVVGLSLMGLITTEPLTLRLMKVWFPVNVIFVGMLITSMFSLKYINVAMVTVLKNVTNVITAVGEMYLFNKQHDNRVWAALFLMIISAVSGGITDLSFNAVGYAWQIANCFLTASYSLTLRKTMDTAKQVTQSGNLNEFSMVLLNNTLSLPLGLLLSYFFNEMDYLYQTPLLRLPSFWMVMTLSGLLGLAISFTSMWFLHQTGATTYSLVGSLNKIPLSIAGIVLFNVPTSLQNSASILFGLVAGVVFARAKMREKS, from the exons ATGAAATTGTACGAACACGATGGAGTTGATTTAGAAGATGGGAAGACAGTAAAATCCGGAGGAGATAAACCAATTCCAAGAAAGATACATAACCGGGCTTTGTTATCCGGTTTAGCTTATTGCATTTCATCATGCAGTATGATACTTGTCAACAAGTTTGTTCTCTCCAGCTACAACTTCAATGCTGGGATCTTCCTTATGTTATACCAGAACTTTGTCTCGGTGATCATTGTGGTTGGTTTGAGTTTAATGGGTCTAATAACTACTGAACCACTTACTTTGAGGTTGATGAAGGTCTGGTTTCCAGTGAATGTCATCTTTGTTGGTATGCTTATCACAAGCATGTTTAG TTTGAAATACATCAATGTAGCAATGGTCACTGTCCTGAAGAATGTCACTAATGTGATAACTGCAGTTGGTGAGATGTATCTGTTCAACAAGCAACATGACAACAGAGTGTGGGCTGCTCTCTTCTTAATG ATAATTTCCGCAGTTTCTGGAGGAATAACAGACCTATCATTCAATGCTGTTGGCTATGCTTGGCAGATTGCTAATTGCTTCTTAACTGCATCGTACTCG CTGACTTTGAGAAAGACCATGGATACGGCCAAGCAGGTTACTCAATCTGGAAACTTGAACGAGTTCTCCATGGTCTTGCTTAATAACACACTTTCATTACCACTTgggcttcttctttcttatttcttcaACGAGATGGATTATCTCTATCAAAC GCCACTTCTACGATTACCAAGTTTCTGGATGGTCATGACACTTAGTGGACTTCTAGGGCTTGCCATTAGCTTTACTTCAATGTGGTTTCTTCATCAAACTGGAGCAACAACATACAG CCTGGTGGGATCTCTAAACAAGATACCTCTATCCATCGCGGGGATCGTTCTTTTCAATGTACCGACCAGTTTGCAGAACTCAGCAAGCATACTCTTTG GTCTTGTCGCTGGAGTTGTATTTGCTAGAGCCAAAATGAGGGAGAAGTCCTAA
- the GONST1 gene encoding golgi nucleotide sugar transporter 1 (golgi nucleotide sugar transporter 1 (GONST1); BEST Arabidopsis thaliana protein match is: golgi nucleotide sugar transporter 2 (TAIR:AT1G07290.1); Has 1335 Blast hits to 1332 proteins in 224 species: Archae - 0; Bacteria - 5; Metazoa - 386; Fungi - 247; Plants - 568; Viruses - 0; Other Eukaryotes - 129 (source: NCBI BLink).), with amino-acid sequence MKLYEHDGVDLEDGKTVKSGGDKPIPRKIHNRALLSGLAYCISSCSMILVNKFVLSSYNFNAGIFLMLYQNFVSVIIVVGLSLMGLITTEPLTLRLMKVWFPVNVIFVGMLITSMFSLKYINVAMVTVLKNVTNVITAVGEMYLFNKQHDNRVWAALFLMIISAVSGGITDLSFNAVGYAWQIANCFLTASYSLTLRKTMDTAKQVTQSGNLNEFSMVLLNNTLSLPLGLLLSYFFNEMDYLYQTPLLRLPSFWMVMTLSGLLGLAISFTSMWFLHQTGATTYR; translated from the exons ATGAAATTGTACGAACACGATGGAGTTGATTTAGAAGATGGGAAGACAGTAAAATCCGGAGGAGATAAACCAATTCCAAGAAAGATACATAACCGGGCTTTGTTATCCGGTTTAGCTTATTGCATTTCATCATGCAGTATGATACTTGTCAACAAGTTTGTTCTCTCCAGCTACAACTTCAATGCTGGGATCTTCCTTATGTTATACCAGAACTTTGTCTCGGTGATCATTGTGGTTGGTTTGAGTTTAATGGGTCTAATAACTACTGAACCACTTACTTTGAGGTTGATGAAGGTCTGGTTTCCAGTGAATGTCATCTTTGTTGGTATGCTTATCACAAGCATGTTTAG TTTGAAATACATCAATGTAGCAATGGTCACTGTCCTGAAGAATGTCACTAATGTGATAACTGCAGTTGGTGAGATGTATCTGTTCAACAAGCAACATGACAACAGAGTGTGGGCTGCTCTCTTCTTAATG ATAATTTCCGCAGTTTCTGGAGGAATAACAGACCTATCATTCAATGCTGTTGGCTATGCTTGGCAGATTGCTAATTGCTTCTTAACTGCATCGTACTCG CTGACTTTGAGAAAGACCATGGATACGGCCAAGCAGGTTACTCAATCTGGAAACTTGAACGAGTTCTCCATGGTCTTGCTTAATAACACACTTTCATTACCACTTgggcttcttctttcttatttcttcaACGAGATGGATTATCTCTATCAAAC GCCACTTCTACGATTACCAAGTTTCTGGATGGTCATGACACTTAGTGGACTTCTAGGGCTTGCCATTAGCTTTACTTCAATGTGGTTTCTTCATCAAACTGGAGCAACAACATACAGGTAG
- a CDS encoding uncharacterized protein (unknown protein; Has 2 Blast hits to 2 proteins in 1 species: Archae - 0; Bacteria - 0; Metazoa - 0; Fungi - 0; Plants - 2; Viruses - 0; Other Eukaryotes - 0 (source: NCBI BLink).), producing the protein MQCGMLREEKGFAVTDSSSPETSFISCHRLIITGNFLHQPADQLSPPRNLYLCLRLYLLAFCHRSPEEIEQDEDSNSSYSVPINRINLINPPRRTDALNKPFWRSKELPSLGRRIKHSMNKDPFDDFWNFHLPEIGRVNLSLQKATKRERKKVNPNKSERETGIKTGNLKHKPKSSD; encoded by the exons ATGCAATGTGGGAtgttgagagaagaaaaaggtttcGCCGTCACCGACTCATCATCACCGGAAACTTCCTTCATCAGCTGTCACCGACTCATCATCACCGGAAACTTCCTTCACCAGCCGGCAGATCAACTCAGTCCTCCAAGAAACCTCTATCTCTGCCTTCGATTGTACCTACTCGCCTTTTGCCATAGATCACCAGAAGAGATTG AACAAGACGAAGACTCCAATTCTTCATACTCCGTCCCAATCAACCGCATCAACTTGATCAATCCACCAAGGAGAACCGATGCTCTAAACAAGCCCTTTTGGCGGAGCAAGGAATTACCTTCACTTGGGAGAAGAATCAAGCACTCAATGAACAAGGATCCATTTGATGACTTCTGGAATTTTCATCTTCCCGAAATTGGAAGAGTTAATTTGAGCCTGCAAAAGGcaaccaaaagagaaagaaagaaagtaaatcCGAACAAGTCGGAAAGAGAAACCGGCATCAAAACAGGAAatctaaaacacaaaccaaaaagctCTGATTGA